From the genome of Staphylococcus haemolyticus, one region includes:
- a CDS encoding M20/M25/M40 family metallo-hydrolase, with amino-acid sequence MINSQRLLETFLELVQINSETGHEEVIQPILKKKFEELGLNVTEDHASEKSWLGANNLICTLPATSAKEDVSKIYFTSHMDTVVPGINIKPQIKEDGYIYSDGSTILGADDKAGLAAIIETIQYLNENEIPHGQIQFIITVGEESGLKGVKELDSTYIDAEFGYAVDASQPVGTTVVGAPTQMVINTTILGKTAHASTPSEGISAINIAAKAISRMKLGQIDDYTTANIGKFHGGSATNIVADEVVLEAEARSHDNQSIEQQVIHMKETFETTAQELGGEAKVIIEKSYPGFKLENDDKVTQFAINSARELGLAGDTVIAGGGSDGSIINTFGIPTVILGVGYEHIHTTSERISVNSLNQLAKQIVKIIDLVAKS; translated from the coding sequence ATGATAAACAGTCAACGATTACTTGAAACATTTTTAGAATTAGTCCAAATAAATTCTGAAACAGGACATGAGGAAGTCATTCAACCCATTTTAAAAAAGAAATTTGAAGAACTAGGTTTAAATGTAACTGAAGATCATGCATCAGAAAAGTCATGGTTAGGTGCTAATAATCTTATCTGTACTTTACCAGCCACTAGTGCGAAAGAAGATGTGTCTAAAATTTACTTCACAAGTCACATGGACACTGTTGTACCTGGAATAAATATTAAACCTCAAATTAAAGAGGATGGTTATATTTATTCTGATGGTAGTACCATTCTAGGTGCTGATGATAAGGCGGGATTAGCAGCAATAATTGAAACCATTCAATATCTTAATGAAAATGAAATTCCACATGGCCAAATCCAATTTATAATTACTGTTGGTGAGGAATCTGGTCTTAAAGGGGTTAAAGAACTAGATTCAACATACATTGACGCTGAGTTTGGTTATGCAGTTGATGCTAGTCAACCCGTTGGCACAACAGTAGTAGGAGCACCAACTCAAATGGTCATAAACACGACTATTTTAGGGAAAACAGCTCATGCTAGTACACCTTCAGAAGGAATTAGTGCAATAAACATTGCTGCAAAAGCTATTAGTCGCATGAAGTTAGGACAAATTGATGACTATACTACTGCTAATATAGGTAAATTTCATGGCGGCTCTGCTACAAATATCGTTGCTGATGAAGTAGTTTTAGAAGCTGAGGCACGCTCACATGATAATCAAAGTATTGAACAACAAGTTATTCATATGAAGGAAACATTCGAGACTACCGCACAAGAATTAGGTGGTGAAGCAAAAGTTATCATTGAGAAGAGCTACCCTGGTTTTAAATTAGAAAATGATGACAAAGTAACTCAATTTGCTATCAATAGTGCTAGAGAACTTGGATTAGCAGGGGATACTGTTATTGCTGGAGGCGGCTCAGATGGCAGTATTATTAATACATTTGGAATCCCTACAGTCATTTTAGGTGTGGGCTACGAACATATTCACACGACATCTGAACGTATTTCAGTAAATTCACTTAATCAATTGGCTAAACAAATTGTCAAAATTATTGACTTAGTAGCTAAATCGTAA
- the gndA gene encoding NADP-dependent phosphogluconate dehydrogenase gives MTQQIGVVGLAVMGKNLAWNIESRGYSVSVYNRSSEKTDEMVNESKGKQIHPTYSLEEFVNSLEKPRKILLMVKAGPATDATIDSLLPLLDDDDILIDGGNTNYQDTIRRNKALAESGINFIGMGVSGGEVGALTGPSLMPGGQEAAYNKVSDILDAIAAKAKDGASCVEYIGPNGAGHYVKMVHNGIEYADMQLIAESYAMMKDLLGMSHEDISKTFKEWNAGELESYLIEITGDIFTKLDDDNEALVEKILDTAGQKGTGKWTSINALELGIPLTIITESVFARFISSIKQERVNASKELNGPKAEFTGNKEEFLEKIRKALYMSKICSYAQGFAQMRKASEENEWNLKLGDLAMIWREGCIIRAQFLQKIKDAYDNNSELQNLLLDPYFKGIVTEYQDALRDVVATGVRNGVPTPGFSASVNYYDSYRSENLPANLIQAQRDYFGAHTYERKDKEGIFHTQWVEE, from the coding sequence ATGACTCAACAAATAGGTGTAGTAGGTTTAGCAGTAATGGGTAAAAACCTCGCTTGGAATATTGAATCACGCGGTTATAGCGTTTCTGTATATAACCGTTCAAGCGAAAAAACAGATGAAATGGTTAATGAATCTAAAGGTAAACAAATCCACCCAACATATTCTTTGGAAGAATTTGTTAATTCATTAGAAAAACCACGTAAAATTTTATTAATGGTTAAAGCAGGTCCTGCAACAGATGCAACAATTGACAGTTTACTTCCATTGTTAGACGATGATGACATTTTAATTGATGGTGGTAACACTAATTATCAAGATACTATCCGTCGTAATAAAGCCTTAGCTGAAAGTGGTATTAACTTTATTGGCATGGGTGTATCTGGTGGTGAAGTAGGTGCCCTTACTGGTCCTTCATTAATGCCAGGTGGTCAAGAAGCAGCTTATAATAAAGTGAGCGATATATTAGATGCAATTGCTGCTAAAGCAAAAGATGGTGCATCATGTGTAGAATATATTGGACCAAATGGTGCTGGACATTACGTTAAAATGGTTCATAATGGCATTGAATATGCAGATATGCAACTTATTGCAGAGAGCTATGCGATGATGAAAGATTTATTAGGTATGTCACATGAAGACATTTCTAAGACATTTAAAGAATGGAATGCTGGTGAGTTAGAAAGTTATTTAATTGAAATCACTGGTGATATCTTTACTAAATTAGATGATGACAATGAAGCACTTGTCGAAAAGATTTTAGACACTGCGGGTCAAAAAGGTACAGGTAAATGGACTTCTATCAATGCCTTAGAATTAGGTATTCCTTTAACGATTATTACTGAATCAGTATTTGCTCGTTTCATTTCATCAATTAAACAAGAACGTGTGAATGCTTCTAAGGAATTAAACGGTCCTAAAGCAGAATTTACTGGTAATAAAGAGGAATTCTTAGAAAAAATCCGTAAAGCTTTATATATGAGTAAAATTTGTTCATACGCACAAGGATTTGCGCAAATGCGTAAAGCTAGTGAAGAAAATGAATGGAATTTAAAATTAGGCGATTTAGCAATGATATGGCGTGAAGGTTGTATTATTCGTGCTCAATTCTTACAAAAAATTAAAGACGCTTATGATAACAACTCAGAATTACAAAACCTTTTATTAGATCCTTATTTCAAAGGTATTGTTACAGAATATCAAGATGCATTGAGAGATGTAGTAGCAACAGGTGTACGTAACGGCGTACCAACACCTGGATTCTCTGCCAGCGTAAACTACTATGATAGTTACCGCTCTGAAAATTTACCAGCGAACTTAATTCAAGCACAACGTGACTATTTCGGTGCACATACGTATGAACGTAAAGATAAAGAAGGTATCTTCCATACTCAATGGGTTGAAGAGTAA
- a CDS encoding LacI family DNA-binding transcriptional regulator, protein MKDVAKEANVATSTVSRVIRNNAKISESTSNKVKAAMSKLGYIPNQAARTLITNKTLTIGLIQKSSAPEIRQNPFNSDVLNGINQACNVRGYSTRMTVSENSGDLYHEVKTMIQSKSVDGFILLYSLKDDPIEHLLNEFKVPYLIVGKSLNYENIIHIDNDNIDAAYQLTQYLYHLGHRHILFLQESGHYAVTEDRSVGFKQYCDDVKISNDCVVIKSMNDLRDFIKQYCIDASHMPSVIITSDVMLNMQLLNVLYEYQLRIPEDIQTATFNTSFLTENATPSQTSVNINPDVLGFTAGNTIIDVLRNETISFREKLISTQIVERVSTTKI, encoded by the coding sequence ATTAAAGATGTTGCCAAAGAGGCAAATGTAGCTACATCAACAGTATCGAGGGTGATACGGAACAATGCGAAAATTAGTGAGTCAACTTCAAATAAAGTCAAAGCAGCTATGTCCAAATTAGGATACATACCTAATCAAGCTGCAAGAACATTAATAACAAATAAAACATTGACCATTGGATTAATACAGAAAAGTTCCGCCCCTGAAATACGTCAAAATCCATTTAATAGTGATGTTCTTAATGGTATTAATCAGGCATGTAATGTAAGAGGCTATTCAACTAGAATGACTGTGTCGGAAAATAGCGGGGACTTATATCATGAAGTAAAAACAATGATTCAATCTAAAAGTGTGGATGGATTTATTCTTTTATATTCACTGAAAGATGATCCTATTGAGCACCTACTTAATGAGTTTAAAGTTCCTTATCTTATAGTTGGGAAATCTTTGAACTACGAAAATATAATACATATTGATAATGATAATATCGATGCAGCTTATCAATTAACACAATATTTATATCATTTAGGACACCGACATATATTATTTTTACAAGAATCTGGACATTATGCAGTTACAGAAGACAGATCAGTAGGATTTAAACAATACTGCGACGACGTTAAAATTTCAAATGACTGTGTCGTAATAAAGTCCATGAATGATTTACGTGATTTTATAAAGCAATATTGTATTGATGCTAGTCATATGCCTTCAGTGATTATAACGTCTGATGTTATGTTAAATATGCAATTATTAAATGTGCTTTATGAATATCAACTACGCATTCCAGAGGATATACAAACTGCCACGTTTAATACATCTTTTCTCACTGAAAATGCAACACCATCTCAAACAAGCGTAAACATTAACCCAGATGTATTAGGCTTCACAGCAGGGAATACAATCATTGATGTATTAAGAAATGAAACTATTTCTTTTAGAGAAAAATTGATTTCAACACAAATAGTTGAAAGGGTATCAACTACAAAAATATAA
- a CDS encoding glycoside hydrolase family 13 protein — translation MNKNWWKEVVAYQVYPRSFNDSNNDGIGDLPGVIEKLDYFKDLGIDVIWLSPMYKSPNDDNGYDISDYQDIMDEFGTMEDFDCLLKGVHDRGMKLILDLVVNHTSDEHPWFIESKSSKDNPKRDWYIWADPKDDGSEPNNWESIFNGSTWQFDETTNQYYFHLFSKKQPDLNWDNPEVRESVFNMMNWWFEKGIDGFRVDAITHIKKTFEAGDLPAPEGKKYAPAFDVDMNQPGIQNWLQEMKDESLSQYDIMTVGEANGVNPDNAEEWVGEDKGKFNMIFQFEHLGLWSTGDSQFDVKSYKEVLNRWQKRLEGIGWNALFIENHDQPRRVSTWGNDKDYWFESATSHAVVYFLQQGTPFIYQGQEIGMTNYPFESIETFNDVAVRNEYQIVKEQGGDVDQLLDKYRMENRDNSRTPMQWNNSTNGGFTEGKPWFPVNPNYKDINVAHQLEDEHSVLNFYKKLIQLKKSHDIYMYGQFDLIDAENENVFAYTRQLEGKTVVVAGNLTDKQSSLTLPFDIEEDAIKLHNYNSQLDATSLKPFEAFVAEI, via the coding sequence ATGAATAAAAATTGGTGGAAAGAAGTAGTAGCGTATCAAGTTTATCCAAGAAGTTTTAATGATAGTAATAATGATGGTATTGGTGATTTACCAGGTGTAATCGAAAAATTAGACTATTTTAAAGACTTAGGTATTGATGTTATTTGGCTAAGTCCAATGTATAAATCACCTAATGATGATAATGGATATGATATCAGTGATTATCAAGATATTATGGATGAATTTGGTACAATGGAAGATTTTGATTGTCTATTAAAAGGTGTACATGACCGTGGTATGAAACTAATATTAGATTTAGTCGTTAACCATACATCTGATGAGCATCCCTGGTTTATTGAATCAAAATCTAGTAAAGATAACCCAAAAAGAGACTGGTACATATGGGCAGACCCTAAGGATGATGGTTCTGAACCAAATAATTGGGAGAGCATTTTTAATGGTTCAACATGGCAATTTGATGAAACCACTAATCAATATTACTTCCATTTATTTAGTAAAAAACAACCAGATTTAAATTGGGATAATCCTGAAGTACGTGAATCAGTATTTAACATGATGAATTGGTGGTTTGAAAAGGGTATTGATGGATTCCGTGTCGATGCTATAACCCATATTAAGAAAACATTTGAAGCTGGTGACCTACCTGCACCAGAAGGAAAAAAATATGCTCCAGCCTTTGATGTAGATATGAATCAACCTGGTATTCAGAATTGGCTACAAGAAATGAAAGATGAGTCACTAAGCCAATATGATATTATGACTGTTGGAGAAGCGAATGGTGTAAATCCAGATAATGCAGAAGAGTGGGTTGGAGAAGATAAAGGTAAATTCAATATGATCTTCCAATTTGAACATTTAGGTTTATGGAGTACAGGTGATTCTCAATTTGACGTTAAATCATATAAAGAGGTGTTAAACCGCTGGCAAAAGAGACTAGAAGGAATTGGTTGGAATGCACTTTTCATAGAAAACCATGATCAACCTCGTCGTGTATCAACTTGGGGTAACGATAAAGATTACTGGTTTGAATCTGCTACAAGCCACGCCGTTGTGTATTTCTTACAGCAAGGTACACCGTTTATCTATCAAGGACAAGAAATTGGTATGACCAATTATCCTTTTGAAAGTATTGAAACGTTTAATGATGTTGCGGTTAGAAATGAATATCAAATTGTAAAAGAACAAGGTGGAGACGTTGATCAATTATTAGATAAGTATAGAATGGAAAATCGTGATAATTCTCGTACACCTATGCAATGGAATAATTCTACAAATGGTGGCTTCACAGAGGGAAAACCTTGGTTCCCAGTTAATCCAAATTATAAAGATATTAATGTAGCTCATCAATTAGAAGACGAGCATTCTGTACTTAATTTTTACAAAAAATTGATTCAATTAAAAAAATCGCATGATATATATATGTATGGACAGTTTGATTTAATTGATGCAGAAAATGAAAATGTGTTTGCTTATACTAGACAATTAGAAGGCAAAACTGTAGTGGTTGCAGGTAATTTAACTGATAAACAAAGTTCATTAACATTACCTTTTGATATCGAAGAGGATGCAATCAAATTACATAACTACAATAGTCAATTAGATGCAACATCACTTAAGCCATTCGAAGCATTTGTAGCAGAAATATAA
- a CDS encoding type I toxin-antitoxin system Fst family toxin yields the protein MADILVHIIATVTSGCIVTLFSYWLRNRNNK from the coding sequence ATGGCAGATATTCTTGTGCACATCATAGCCACAGTAACAAGTGGTTGTATTGTTACGTTATTTTCGTATTGGCTTCGAAACCGTAACAATAAGTAA
- a CDS encoding AraC family transcriptional regulator, with amino-acid sequence MDVIKQIQQAIVFIEDRLLEPFNLQDLSDYVGLSPYHLDQSFKMIVGQSPEQYAHARKMTAAAKEMVQSSSRLVDVAKKYNYHSSNDFANDFSDFHGISPIQASTKKDELKLQERLYIKLTTTERAPYPYRLDTTEDIALVGYVRYIESNNLSNPYKVPDFLEDLILDGKIKDLKRYNNISPYELFVITCPLDNGLELFIGVPSDRYPSHLESRILPGRHYAKFNLQGEIDYAVNEAWYYIESSLQLTLPYERDSLYVEIYPFDISFEDPFTKIQLWLPIEQENYDL; translated from the coding sequence TTGGACGTTATCAAGCAGATACAACAGGCAATTGTATTTATCGAAGATCGTTTATTAGAGCCGTTTAATTTGCAAGATTTGAGTGATTACGTTGGTCTTTCTCCTTACCATCTTGATCAATCATTTAAAATGATTGTTGGACAATCACCTGAACAGTACGCACACGCAAGAAAAATGACTGCAGCTGCTAAAGAAATGGTTCAAAGTTCTTCGAGGTTAGTAGATGTCGCAAAAAAGTATAACTATCATAGTTCAAATGATTTTGCGAATGATTTTAGTGATTTTCATGGGATTTCACCAATTCAAGCATCTACGAAAAAAGATGAATTAAAATTACAAGAACGTTTATATATAAAGTTGACAACTACTGAACGAGCACCTTATCCATATAGACTAGATACCACGGAAGATATAGCATTAGTAGGTTATGTACGTTATATTGAATCAAATAATTTATCTAATCCTTATAAAGTTCCTGATTTTTTAGAAGATTTAATTCTTGATGGTAAAATTAAAGATTTAAAAAGGTATAATAATATAAGTCCATATGAGTTATTTGTAATCACTTGTCCATTAGATAATGGATTGGAATTATTTATTGGTGTTCCAAGTGATAGATATCCATCTCATTTAGAAAGTAGAATATTACCTGGAAGACATTATGCGAAATTTAATCTCCAAGGTGAAATAGACTATGCGGTTAATGAAGCTTGGTATTATATCGAATCAAGTTTACAACTTACTTTACCTTATGAAAGAGATAGCTTATATGTTGAAATATATCCCTTTGATATCTCATTTGAGGACCCATTCACTAAAATTCAATTATGGTTGCCAATTGAACAAGAAAATTATGATTTGTAA
- the zwf gene encoding glucose-6-phosphate dehydrogenase, with protein sequence MSKHSKHIPCLITIFGATGDLSHRKLFPSLFHLFQQDNLDEHIAIIGIGRRDYTNEVFREQVKSSIQKHVKDTDQIDAFMEHVYYFKHDVSDEQSYDSLLSFSNELDSQYQLKGNRLFYLAMAPQFFGIISDYLKSSGLTDTTGFKRLVIEKPFGSDLKSAEQLNNQLRRSFKEEEIYRIDHYLGKDMVQNIEVLRFSNAMFEPLWNNKYISNIQVTSSEVLGVEDRGGYYESSGALKDMVQNHMLQMVALLAMEAPISLNSEDIRAEKVKVLKSLRQLDPQEVKQNFVRGQYDEGFVEGEKVIAYRDEDRVAEDSNTPTFVSGRLTIDNFRWAGVPFYIRTGKRMKSKSIQVVVEFKEVPMNLYYQTDKLLDSNLLVINIQPNEGISLHLNAKKNIQGIDTEPVQLSYAMSAQDKMNTVDAYENLLFDCLKGDATNFTHWEELKSTWKFVDVIQDEWTMNEPNFPNYESGTNGPLESDLLLSRDGNHWWDDIQ encoded by the coding sequence TTGAGTAAACATTCTAAACATATTCCTTGTTTAATTACTATTTTCGGTGCTACCGGAGATTTAAGTCATAGAAAATTATTTCCATCACTATTCCACTTATTTCAACAAGATAATTTAGATGAACATATTGCAATAATTGGAATTGGACGTAGAGATTACACGAACGAAGTCTTTCGTGAACAAGTTAAAAGTTCTATCCAAAAGCATGTCAAAGATACGGATCAAATTGATGCATTTATGGAACATGTCTATTATTTTAAACATGATGTAAGTGATGAACAAAGTTATGATTCATTATTGAGTTTTTCAAATGAATTAGATTCACAATATCAGTTAAAAGGAAATCGCTTGTTTTATTTAGCAATGGCACCTCAATTCTTTGGTATTATTTCGGATTACTTAAAATCATCTGGTTTAACCGATACTACTGGTTTTAAACGATTAGTTATTGAAAAACCATTTGGCAGTGATTTAAAATCGGCTGAGCAATTAAACAATCAATTAAGACGCTCATTTAAAGAAGAAGAAATATACAGAATTGATCATTATTTAGGTAAAGATATGGTTCAAAATATAGAAGTCTTGCGCTTTTCAAATGCGATGTTTGAACCATTATGGAATAATAAATACATTTCAAACATTCAAGTAACGTCTTCAGAAGTATTAGGTGTTGAGGACCGTGGAGGTTATTATGAATCTAGTGGCGCATTAAAAGATATGGTACAAAATCATATGTTACAAATGGTTGCCCTTTTAGCTATGGAAGCGCCAATCAGCTTAAATAGTGAAGATATACGTGCTGAGAAAGTTAAAGTATTGAAATCACTTAGACAGCTTGATCCTCAAGAAGTAAAACAAAATTTTGTACGTGGACAGTATGATGAAGGATTTGTTGAAGGTGAAAAAGTCATTGCTTATCGAGATGAAGATCGAGTAGCCGAAGATTCAAATACTCCAACTTTTGTATCAGGCCGACTAACAATTGATAACTTCCGTTGGGCTGGCGTACCTTTTTATATTAGAACGGGAAAACGTATGAAATCTAAATCGATTCAAGTTGTAGTTGAGTTCAAAGAAGTACCAATGAACTTATACTATCAGACCGATAAATTGTTGGATTCAAACTTATTAGTTATTAATATTCAACCCAATGAGGGTATATCACTTCATTTAAACGCGAAAAAGAACATCCAAGGTATTGATACAGAACCCGTTCAATTATCATATGCAATGAGTGCTCAAGATAAGATGAACACTGTTGATGCCTATGAAAATTTACTATTCGATTGTTTAAAAGGTGATGCTACAAACTTTACACATTGGGAAGAATTAAAATCTACATGGAAGTTTGTTGATGTTATACAAGATGAATGGACAATGAATGAACCTAACTTCCCTAACTATGAGTCAGGTACAAATGGACCATTAGAAAGTGATTTACTATTAAGTAGAGATGGTAATCATTGGTGGGATGATATTCAGTAA
- the rnz gene encoding ribonuclease Z: MEVTFFGTSAGLPTKERNTQAIALNLEPFSNSIWLFDVGEGTQHQILHHSIKLGKVDHIFITHMHGDHIFGLPGLLTSRSFQGGEDKPLTVIGPRGLQQFIETTLRLSESHLNYPITYIEIDNHFTYHHKGFSISAHLLNHGIPSYGYRIESPTTPGTIDVEALKSIGLYPGPKYQEVKSYDNFEHEGQVYNSDDFKGPAKPGPIISIFGDTKPCQSELSIAKDSDVMIHEATYIEGEKTLANNYHHSHIEDVFELIKQANVKRCLITHLSNRYNHENIQLIKQQLKTHEDVPNFEFVKDFDTFII, from the coding sequence ATGGAAGTTACATTCTTCGGAACAAGTGCTGGGTTACCTACTAAAGAGAGAAATACTCAAGCTATAGCTTTAAACCTTGAGCCTTTTTCGAATAGTATATGGCTATTTGATGTCGGAGAAGGCACACAACATCAAATATTACATCATTCAATTAAGCTAGGAAAAGTTGACCATATTTTTATAACGCATATGCATGGAGATCATATTTTTGGATTGCCTGGACTACTAACAAGCCGTTCTTTTCAAGGTGGAGAAGACAAACCACTGACAGTTATTGGTCCTAGAGGTTTACAACAATTTATTGAGACTACTCTAAGATTATCTGAATCTCATCTAAACTATCCGATTACTTATATAGAAATTGATAATCATTTCACATATCATCATAAAGGATTCTCAATTAGTGCACATTTGTTAAATCATGGTATCCCTTCTTATGGTTATCGCATTGAATCTCCGACAACACCAGGAACAATTGATGTTGAGGCACTTAAATCAATTGGTTTATATCCTGGACCAAAATATCAAGAAGTAAAATCTTATGATAATTTTGAACATGAAGGACAAGTATATAATTCGGATGATTTTAAAGGACCAGCTAAACCCGGACCAATTATATCCATCTTTGGTGATACAAAACCATGTCAGTCAGAATTGAGCATTGCTAAAGATTCTGATGTAATGATTCATGAAGCTACATACATTGAAGGCGAAAAAACATTAGCAAATAATTATCACCATAGTCATATTGAAGATGTTTTTGAATTAATAAAGCAAGCTAATGTTAAAAGATGCTTAATCACACATTTAAGTAATCGCTATAATCACGAGAATATTCAACTTATTAAACAACAATTAAAAACACATGAGGATGTTCCAAATTTTGAATTTGTTAAAGATTTTGATACGTTTATAATTTAA
- the proC gene encoding pyrroline-5-carboxylate reductase, with protein MKLVFYGAGNMAQAIFKGIINSKKLKSHDIYLTNKSNEEALKNFAEELGVEYSYDDEKLLQDADYVFLGSKPYDFEKVAQRIQPYINENNRFISIMAGLPINYIQEQLQVENPIARIMPNTNAQVGHSVTGISFSGNFGPKSKEEVNDLVNAFGSVIEVDEDHLHQVTAITGSGPAFLYHVFEQYVKAGTDLGLEKDQVEESIKNLIIGTSKMIERSDLSMEQLRKNITSKGGTTQAGLNALAQHDIEAIFKDCLNAAVHRSVELSKNEDN; from the coding sequence ATGAAATTAGTATTTTATGGTGCAGGAAATATGGCACAAGCAATCTTCAAAGGTATAATTAATTCAAAAAAATTAAAGTCACATGATATTTACTTAACGAATAAATCGAATGAAGAAGCTTTAAAAAATTTCGCTGAGGAATTAGGTGTTGAATACAGCTACGATGATGAAAAATTATTACAAGACGCAGATTATGTCTTTTTAGGTTCTAAACCTTATGATTTCGAAAAAGTAGCACAAAGAATTCAACCATACATCAATGAAAACAATCGCTTTATTTCTATTATGGCTGGTTTACCTATCAATTATATTCAGGAACAATTACAAGTTGAAAATCCTATCGCTCGAATTATGCCTAATACAAATGCACAAGTTGGTCATTCTGTAACAGGTATTAGCTTTTCAGGAAATTTTGGACCTAAATCAAAAGAAGAGGTTAACGATTTAGTAAATGCTTTTGGTTCAGTAATTGAGGTGGATGAAGACCACTTACATCAAGTAACTGCGATTACAGGAAGCGGTCCTGCATTTTTATATCATGTCTTTGAACAATATGTTAAAGCAGGTACAGATTTAGGTCTTGAGAAAGATCAAGTTGAAGAATCAATTAAAAATTTAATTATTGGTACAAGTAAGATGATTGAAAGATCAGATTTAAGTATGGAACAGTTGCGTAAAAATATTACTTCTAAAGGTGGAACAACTCAAGCGGGTTTAAATGCATTAGCTCAACATGATATTGAAGCAATCTTTAAGGATTGTTTGAATGCGGCAGTTCATCGTAGCGTTGAATTATCTAAAAATGAAGATAATTAA
- a CDS encoding SDR family NAD(P)-dependent oxidoreductase: MLGKHYIVTGGTSGLGLEITKRLIKKGAHVTILARNKEKYKQINFKPFEKRVQMLTCDLQDKNAISMLPQYIDTQIDGIIYSAGLGYFKSISQHSTNEMLETYEVNIIGFNLLLHALLPYLSKHASIVGISSQAAFITQANAAHYGASKAAFNAVLNALRLEHPSYHVMSVNPGPVRTPFHEKADPSLAYAHKYDAMMLDPTLLAKDIIDGIIKRKCEINQPKWMHSTLKFYQIFPRFIESLFPFLFKNKQ, from the coding sequence ATGTTAGGTAAACATTATATCGTTACTGGAGGCACTAGTGGATTAGGGCTTGAAATCACTAAGCGACTTATCAAAAAAGGGGCTCATGTTACAATTCTTGCTAGGAACAAAGAAAAGTATAAACAAATCAACTTCAAACCATTTGAAAAGAGAGTACAAATGCTAACTTGTGATTTGCAAGATAAAAATGCTATTAGCATGTTACCACAATATATCGATACTCAAATTGACGGTATCATTTATAGTGCTGGGCTTGGGTATTTTAAATCGATAAGTCAACATTCCACTAATGAAATGTTAGAAACTTACGAAGTTAATATCATCGGTTTTAATTTATTACTGCATGCTTTACTGCCATATTTATCCAAACATGCGAGTATTGTAGGAATTTCGAGTCAAGCAGCATTCATCACACAAGCAAATGCGGCTCATTATGGTGCATCTAAAGCGGCTTTTAATGCAGTTCTAAATGCACTTCGTTTAGAACATCCATCTTACCATGTCATGTCAGTTAATCCCGGACCTGTTCGAACGCCTTTTCACGAAAAAGCAGACCCAAGTCTTGCATATGCACACAAGTATGACGCAATGATGTTAGATCCAACTTTATTAGCTAAAGATATTATTGACGGTATTATTAAACGTAAATGTGAAATCAATCAACCTAAATGGATGCACTCCACTTTAAAATTTTATCAAATATTTCCTAGATTTATTGAATCGCTTTTTCCATTTTTATTTAAAAACAAACAGTAA